The following DNA comes from Peribacillus sp. FSL E2-0218.
GATTGCCGCATATAAGCGAAACATTGTCGGCGATTATAAACACCCGCTATGGTTAACGATCTCAGGTGTCTTTGTCGTAATCGTCATGGCGCTGATGGGTGGATATACATTAATCAAGCAATTGCCTACACTATTTTAATACAATGACTGTGATGGGCAGGTCACTTCTAACCTGCCATTCTTGAATAGGAGATGTATAGGTATGATCGATCTTTCTCAAGCGGACCCCGCGGAGTTGCGTTCAATGATTCGAAATGCCGAATTGATTGAACCGACCGCAGGAATGGCCAATGGGTATGCCCAGGCAAACTTGGCCATCTTAAAAAAGGAGCATGCTTTTGACTTCTTATTATTCTGTCAGCGCAACCCTAAATCATGTCCCTTGCTGGATGTAACGGAAATTGGTTCTGCCATTCCCGCATTTGCAGCTCCCGATGGGGATATACGCACGGATATTCCTAAATACAGGGTATACAAACGTGGGGAATTGACTGATGAGGTAACAGATATATCAAAATACTGGGAAGAGGATATGGTTGGTTTTCTGATTGGGTGCAGCTTTACCTTCGAGCACGCTCTGTTAAACAATGATATTCCGATTCGCCATATTGAAGAGGGCTGTAATGTACCCATGTATAAAACCAATATTCCTTGTATGGAGGCAGGGATTTTCCATGGCAAGATGGTGGCTAGCATGAGACCGATCCCTCAAAAGGATGTGGTGAGGGCTGTTCAAGTGACTTCGCGTTTCCCGGCAGTTCATGGGGGACCGATCCACATCGGGGATCCTGAAGCAATCGGGGTGTGCAATATCGATCAACCGGACTTTGGTGATCCCGTAACGGTGCATCAGGGGGAAGTGCCAGTCTTTTGGGCATGTGGCGTAACGCCGCAATCCATCGCCATGGAAACAAAACCGGAAATC
Coding sequences within:
- a CDS encoding putative hydro-lyase, with protein sequence MIDLSQADPAELRSMIRNAELIEPTAGMANGYAQANLAILKKEHAFDFLLFCQRNPKSCPLLDVTEIGSAIPAFAAPDGDIRTDIPKYRVYKRGELTDEVTDISKYWEEDMVGFLIGCSFTFEHALLNNDIPIRHIEEGCNVPMYKTNIPCMEAGIFHGKMVASMRPIPQKDVVRAVQVTSRFPAVHGGPIHIGDPEAIGVCNIDQPDFGDPVTVHQGEVPVFWACGVTPQSIAMETKPEIMITHAPGHMFITDIRDEKLGVL